The following coding sequences are from one Kosakonia sp. H02 window:
- a CDS encoding DoxX family protein — translation MVKSLLNSVNNMFSHDDFGRLLLRLAVGGLMLFHGLHKLIGGVDGIAGMLVAKGFPGFIAYGVLVGEVLCPILIILGIFTRPSALVLAFTMVVAWLMVDTEITFTLDKTGAWAIESVVYYFIAALAIAFMGAGRYSVAPAWK, via the coding sequence ATGGTTAAATCATTGTTAAATTCAGTCAATAATATGTTCTCCCATGACGATTTTGGTCGGCTGCTGTTACGTCTGGCGGTCGGTGGCCTGATGTTATTCCACGGGCTGCACAAATTAATTGGTGGTGTCGATGGGATTGCCGGGATGCTGGTGGCGAAAGGGTTTCCCGGTTTCATTGCCTACGGCGTGTTGGTGGGCGAAGTGCTGTGTCCGATTTTGATTATTCTCGGCATTTTTACGCGTCCATCGGCATTGGTGCTGGCATTCACCATGGTTGTGGCGTGGTTGATGGTGGATACTGAAATTACCTTTACGCTGGATAAAACGGGCGCATGGGCAATTGAAAGCGTGGTGTATTACTTTATCGCCGCGCTGGCGATCGCGTTTATGGGCGCGGGGCGTTATTCCGTGGCTCCCGCCTGGAAGTGA
- the hcr gene encoding NADH oxidoreductase encodes MTMPTPQCPWRMQVHHIRQETPDVWTLSLLCHDYYPYRAGQYALVSIRNSAQTLRAYTISSTPGISEYITLTIRRIDEGAGSQWLTREVKRGDYLWLSDAQGEFTCDNEPNDKLLLLAAGCGVTPIMSMRRWLAKYRPQADVQVIFNVRSPDDVIFADEWRNYPVTLVAENNATAGFASGRLSRDLLNAVPDLASRTVMTCGPAPYMEWVEQEVKALGVTRFFKEQFFTPVAEAATSGLKFSKLSPVKTFYAPVGSTLLEALESNKVPVNAACRAGVCGCCKTQVVSGEYTVSSTMTLTEQEIADGFVLACSCHPQGDLVLA; translated from the coding sequence ATGACCATGCCAACCCCTCAGTGCCCGTGGCGTATGCAGGTTCATCACATCCGCCAGGAGACGCCGGATGTCTGGACGCTCTCGCTGCTGTGCCACGATTACTATCCGTACCGCGCCGGGCAATACGCGCTGGTGAGTATTCGCAACAGCGCGCAGACGCTTCGCGCCTATACCATTTCGTCTACGCCGGGCATCAGCGAATACATTACGCTGACCATCCGCCGGATTGATGAAGGTGCAGGCTCGCAGTGGCTGACGCGCGAAGTGAAACGCGGCGATTATCTATGGCTTTCCGATGCGCAGGGGGAATTCACCTGCGATAACGAACCGAACGATAAGCTGTTGCTGCTGGCGGCAGGGTGCGGCGTGACGCCGATTATGTCAATGCGTCGCTGGCTGGCGAAATACCGCCCGCAGGCCGATGTGCAGGTGATTTTCAATGTGCGTTCACCGGACGACGTGATTTTTGCCGACGAGTGGCGCAACTACCCGGTGACGCTGGTGGCAGAGAACAACGCCACTGCTGGCTTTGCATCGGGTCGTTTGAGTCGCGACCTGCTCAACGCCGTGCCGGATCTTGCCTCGCGCACGGTGATGACCTGCGGTCCTGCGCCGTATATGGAATGGGTAGAGCAAGAAGTGAAAGCGCTCGGCGTAACGCGTTTCTTTAAAGAGCAGTTCTTCACACCAGTGGCTGAAGCCGCCACCAGCGGGCTGAAATTCAGCAAGCTGTCGCCGGTGAAAACCTTCTACGCGCCGGTGGGTAGCACGCTGCTGGAGGCGCTGGAAAGCAATAAAGTCCCGGTCAACGCCGCCTGTCGTGCGGGCGTATGCGGCTGTTGTAAAACGCAGGTGGTTTCTGGGGAGTATACGGTGAGCAGTACCATGACGCTGACGGAACAGGAGATTGCCGACGGTTTTGTGCTGGCTTGTTCCTGCCACCCGCAGGGGGATTTAGTATTGGCGTGA
- the macA gene encoding macrolide transporter subunit MacA has product MKLKGKRRTGLIALVVIVLLAAFWLWGKLNAPVVQYQTLIVRPGELQQTVLATGKLDALRKVDVGAQVNGQLKTLSVNIGDKVKKDQLLGIIDPDQAENQIKEVDATLMELRAQRRQAQAELKLAQVTYARQQKLVQSHLVSRQDLDTSATDVAVKEAQIGTIDAQIKRNQATLDTAKTNLDYTRILAPMAGEVTQITTLQGQTVIAVQQAPNILTLADMSTMLVKAQVSEADVIHLKPGQKAWFTVLGDPGTRYEGVLKDILPTPEKVNDAIFYYARFEVPNPQGVLRLEMTAQVHIQLTGQKNVLTIPLSALGEPVGDNRYKVKVLRNGETREREVTLGSRNDTEVVVVKGLDAGDEVVIGEQKNGAAQ; this is encoded by the coding sequence ATGAAACTGAAGGGAAAACGCAGGACAGGACTCATTGCGCTTGTCGTCATTGTTTTACTGGCGGCTTTTTGGCTGTGGGGGAAGTTAAACGCGCCGGTAGTACAATACCAGACGCTGATTGTCCGCCCGGGCGAGCTGCAACAAACGGTGCTGGCCACCGGAAAACTGGATGCGCTACGTAAAGTCGATGTCGGCGCACAGGTCAACGGCCAGTTAAAAACGTTGTCGGTCAATATCGGCGACAAAGTGAAAAAGGATCAATTGCTGGGCATTATCGATCCGGATCAGGCTGAGAACCAGATTAAAGAAGTTGACGCAACATTGATGGAGCTACGGGCGCAGCGCCGCCAGGCGCAGGCCGAGTTGAAACTGGCGCAGGTGACCTATGCCCGCCAGCAGAAACTGGTGCAAAGCCACCTTGTTTCCCGCCAGGATCTCGACACCTCGGCGACGGATGTGGCGGTGAAAGAGGCGCAAATTGGCACTATCGATGCGCAAATCAAACGCAACCAGGCCACACTGGATACGGCGAAAACCAACCTTGATTACACCCGCATTCTGGCCCCGATGGCCGGTGAAGTGACGCAAATCACTACGTTACAGGGACAAACGGTGATCGCGGTGCAGCAGGCACCGAATATCCTTACCCTTGCAGATATGAGCACGATGCTGGTGAAAGCGCAGGTCTCCGAAGCGGATGTGATTCACCTCAAACCGGGGCAGAAAGCGTGGTTTACCGTGCTGGGCGATCCGGGAACCCGCTACGAAGGCGTGTTAAAAGATATTTTGCCGACGCCGGAAAAGGTGAACGACGCCATTTTTTATTACGCGCGTTTTGAAGTGCCTAACCCGCAGGGTGTGCTGCGCCTCGAAATGACCGCGCAGGTTCATATTCAACTCACCGGGCAGAAAAATGTGCTGACCATTCCGCTGTCGGCCCTCGGGGAACCGGTAGGTGACAATCGTTATAAAGTGAAAGTGCTGCGCAATGGCGAAACCCGCGAGCGGGAAGTGACGCTCGGCTCGCGTAACGATACCGAAGTCGTGGTGGTCAAAGGCCTTGATGCTGGCGATGAAGTAGTCATCGGCGAGCAGAAAAACGGAGCGGCGCAATGA
- the cspD gene encoding cold shock-like protein CspD translates to METGTVKWFNNAKGFGFICPEGGGEDIFAHYSTIQMDGYRTLKAGQTVRFDVHQGPKGNHASLIVPVELEAMA, encoded by the coding sequence ATGGAAACGGGTACTGTTAAGTGGTTCAACAATGCCAAAGGGTTTGGCTTTATCTGCCCTGAAGGCGGCGGCGAAGATATCTTCGCGCACTATTCCACCATCCAGATGGATGGTTACAGAACGTTAAAGGCCGGGCAGACTGTCCGGTTTGATGTACACCAGGGCCCTAAAGGCAATCATGCCAGTCTTATCGTGCCCGTTGAACTGGAAGCGATGGCCTGA
- a CDS encoding lysine exporter LysO family protein: MFSGLLIILLPLIAGYLIPLRHTGALKLINKLLSWIVYLILFFMGISLAFLDNLSANLLSILHYSAVSVVIILLCNAVALLWLERSLPWNHHHQLEKLPSRVAMALESLRLCGVVVLGFVIGLSGLAFLQHATDASEYTLIFLLLLVGIQLRNSGMTLKQIVLNRRGIIIAVVVAASSLVGGIINAMILDLPLKTGLAMASGFGWYSLSGILLTESFGPVIGSAAFFNDLARELIAIMLIPGLVGRSRSTALGLCGATSMDFTLPVLQRSGGLELVPAAIVHGFLLSLLVPLLMAFFSA; encoded by the coding sequence ATGTTTTCAGGATTGTTAATTATTCTTCTGCCTCTGATCGCGGGTTATCTTATCCCTCTGCGTCACACTGGCGCACTCAAACTGATTAATAAACTGCTCAGTTGGATTGTTTATCTGATCCTGTTTTTCATGGGTATCAGCCTTGCCTTTCTCGATAACCTTAGCGCTAACCTGCTGTCGATATTGCACTATTCAGCGGTAAGCGTAGTGATTATTCTGCTGTGCAACGCCGTTGCGCTGCTGTGGCTGGAACGCTCGTTACCGTGGAATCATCATCACCAACTGGAAAAATTGCCTTCGCGCGTGGCGATGGCGCTGGAGTCTTTACGCCTGTGCGGCGTGGTGGTGCTCGGTTTTGTGATTGGCCTGAGCGGGCTGGCCTTTTTGCAGCACGCCACCGATGCCAGCGAATATACGTTGATTTTCCTGCTCCTGCTGGTGGGCATCCAGCTACGCAATAGCGGTATGACCCTCAAACAGATTGTGCTCAACCGTCGCGGGATAATTATCGCCGTAGTCGTGGCGGCCAGTTCGCTGGTGGGTGGTATCATCAATGCCATGATCCTCGATCTACCGCTGAAAACCGGTCTGGCGATGGCCTCCGGTTTTGGCTGGTATTCGTTATCTGGCATTTTGCTGACGGAATCCTTTGGCCCGGTAATTGGCAGCGCCGCCTTCTTTAACGATCTGGCGCGTGAACTGATTGCCATTATGCTGATTCCGGGTCTGGTGGGCCGCAGCCGCTCTACCGCGCTGGGTTTGTGTGGCGCAACCTCGATGGATTTCACCCTGCCCGTTTTGCAACGTTCTGGCGGGCTTGAACTGGTGCCTGCCGCCATTGTGCACGGCTTTCTTCTGAGCCTGCTGGTGCCGTTACTGATGGCGTTCTTTTCTGCCTGA
- a CDS encoding ATP-dependent endonuclease, with product MILERVDIVGFRGINRLSLMLEKNNVLIGENAWGKSSLLDALTLLLSPQTDLYHFVRDDFWFPPGDIQGREHHLHIILTFRESEPGRHRTRRYRPLAACWVPGDDGYHRLFYRHEGELSEEGSVMTLRGFLDAQGHLLPLDDIDEYARHLVRLSPVLRLRDARFMRRIRNGSMPDTPLMESTARQLDFLSRELVSRPQNLTDAQIRHGLSAMVQLLEHYFAEQGSGASHQRLMRRRSHDEQRSWRYLDIINRMIDKPGGRMYRVILLGFFSTLLQAKGTVHLDRDARPLLLVEDPETRLHPIMLSVAWQLLNLLPLQQVTTTNSSELLSLTPVEHVCRLVRESSRVAAWRLGPGGLSAEDGRRIAFHIRANRPASLFARCWLLVEGETETWVIGELARQCGHHFDAEGIKIIEFAQSGLKPLVKFARRMGIEWHVLVDGDEAGKKYAAIVRSLLDNDHERTREHLTELPARDMEHFMYREGFDTVYHRVAQLPEHVPINPRRVIAKAIHHSSKPDLAIEVAMEAGRRGVESVPPLFRKMFSRVLWLARGRAD from the coding sequence ATGATTCTGGAGCGTGTAGATATTGTGGGTTTTCGCGGTATTAATCGGTTATCGCTGATGCTCGAAAAAAATAACGTGCTGATCGGCGAAAATGCGTGGGGCAAATCGAGCCTGCTGGATGCGCTAACACTGTTACTGTCGCCACAAACGGATCTCTACCATTTTGTTCGCGACGACTTTTGGTTCCCGCCGGGCGATATTCAGGGGCGCGAACACCATCTGCACATTATTCTCACCTTTCGCGAATCTGAACCGGGGCGGCATCGCACCCGGCGCTACCGCCCGCTGGCGGCGTGCTGGGTTCCTGGCGATGACGGTTATCACCGCCTCTTTTACCGCCATGAAGGTGAGCTCTCGGAAGAGGGCAGCGTAATGACACTGCGCGGTTTCCTTGATGCACAAGGTCATTTGCTGCCGCTTGATGATATTGATGAATATGCCCGCCATCTGGTGCGGCTGTCGCCGGTATTGCGTTTACGCGATGCGCGTTTTATGCGCCGCATTCGCAACGGTAGCATGCCCGATACACCGCTGATGGAGTCCACCGCGCGGCAGCTTGATTTCCTCTCGCGCGAGCTGGTTTCCCGCCCGCAAAACCTTACCGATGCGCAGATCCGCCACGGCCTGTCGGCAATGGTGCAACTGCTGGAGCACTATTTTGCCGAGCAGGGCAGCGGGGCGTCGCACCAGCGTCTGATGCGCCGCCGCTCCCATGATGAGCAGCGAAGCTGGCGCTATCTCGACATTATTAACCGCATGATCGATAAGCCCGGCGGGCGCATGTACCGGGTGATCCTGCTGGGCTTTTTCTCGACCTTGTTACAGGCCAAAGGTACGGTGCATCTCGACCGCGATGCGCGCCCGTTGCTGCTGGTGGAAGATCCTGAAACGCGGCTGCACCCGATTATGCTCTCTGTCGCCTGGCAATTGCTGAACCTGCTGCCGCTCCAGCAGGTCACCACCACGAACTCCAGCGAGTTGCTTTCCCTCACGCCGGTGGAACATGTATGTCGGCTGGTGCGCGAGTCTTCGCGCGTGGCTGCCTGGCGGCTGGGGCCGGGCGGGTTAAGCGCCGAAGATGGGCGGCGCATTGCGTTTCACATTCGCGCTAATCGCCCTGCTTCGCTGTTTGCGCGGTGCTGGCTGTTGGTGGAAGGCGAGACGGAGACCTGGGTGATTGGCGAGCTGGCGCGCCAGTGCGGTCACCATTTTGACGCCGAAGGGATCAAAATCATCGAATTTGCTCAGTCGGGTTTAAAACCGCTGGTTAAATTCGCCCGGCGCATGGGCATCGAGTGGCATGTGCTGGTCGATGGCGACGAAGCGGGGAAAAAATACGCGGCTATCGTACGTAGCCTGCTGGATAACGATCATGAGCGAACCCGGGAGCATTTAACCGAGCTGCCCGCGCGGGATATGGAACATTTTATGTACCGCGAAGGGTTTGACACTGTTTATCATCGTGTGGCGCAACTGCCTGAACACGTGCCGATTAACCCCCGGCGGGTGATCGCCAAAGCGATACATCACTCATCGAAGCCGGATTTAGCCATTGAAGTGGCAATGGAGGCGGGCAGGCGCGGTGTCGAGTCGGTGCCGCCACTGTTTCGTAAAATGTTCTCCCGCGTGCTGTGGCTGGCGCGCGGGAGAGCGGATTAG
- the macB gene encoding macrolide ABC transporter ATP-binding protein/permease MacB: MTALLELNNIRRSYPSGDGQVEVLKGITLNINAGEMVAIVGASGSGKSTLMNILGCLDKPTSGTYRVAGTDVSTLSGDALAQLRREHFGFIFQRYHLLSHLSAAQNVEVPAVYAGTERKARLARAKELLARLGLEERTDYQPSQLSGGQQQRVSIARALMNGGQVILADEPTGALDSHSGEEVMAILHQLRDRGHTVIIVTHDPQVAAQAERVIEIRDGEIISNPPAKQAVTPSAQHDMAIAQAGGWRQFVSRFQEALTMAWRAMAANKMRTLLTMLGIIIGIASVVSIVVVGDAAKQLVLADIRSIGTNTIDVYPGKDFGDDEPQYQQALKYDDLLAIQKQPWVRSATPAVSQNLRLRYGNIDVAASANGVSGQYFNVYGMTFSEGASFNAEQQNGRAQVVVLDSNTRRQLFPDKASVVGEVILVGNMPATVIGVAQEKQSMFGSSKILRVWLPYSTIAGRIMGQSWLNSITVRVNEGYSSEQAEQQLTRLLSLRHGKKDFFVWNMDGVLKTAEKTTRTLQLFLTLVAVISLLVGGIGVMNIMLVSVTERTREIGIRMAVGARAGDVLSQFLIEAVFVCLVGGALGVTLSMLIAFTLQLFLPGWEIGFSPVALLTAFLCSTFTGVLFGWLPARNAARLDPVDALARE; this comes from the coding sequence ATGACGGCGTTGCTTGAGCTGAATAATATTCGCCGCAGTTATCCGTCCGGCGACGGGCAGGTTGAAGTCCTGAAAGGCATCACCCTGAATATCAATGCCGGTGAAATGGTGGCGATTGTCGGTGCGTCCGGCTCCGGCAAATCGACGCTAATGAACATTCTCGGCTGTCTGGATAAACCGACCAGCGGCACCTACCGCGTGGCGGGCACGGATGTTTCCACCCTGAGCGGTGATGCGCTGGCACAGCTTCGCCGCGAGCATTTCGGTTTTATCTTTCAGCGTTACCATCTGCTTTCTCATCTTTCCGCTGCGCAAAACGTCGAAGTCCCGGCGGTGTACGCTGGAACCGAGCGCAAAGCACGGCTGGCACGGGCAAAAGAGTTGCTGGCGCGGTTGGGGCTGGAGGAGCGTACGGATTATCAACCGTCGCAGCTTTCCGGCGGCCAGCAGCAGCGTGTCAGTATTGCCCGCGCGTTGATGAATGGCGGGCAGGTGATTCTGGCCGATGAACCTACCGGTGCGCTGGACAGCCATTCCGGCGAGGAGGTGATGGCTATCCTGCATCAACTGCGCGATCGCGGCCATACGGTCATTATCGTTACTCACGATCCGCAGGTCGCCGCGCAGGCCGAGCGGGTTATTGAGATCCGCGACGGCGAGATAATCAGTAACCCTCCGGCAAAGCAGGCTGTTACCCCGTCCGCACAGCACGATATGGCGATTGCGCAAGCGGGTGGCTGGCGGCAGTTTGTCAGCCGTTTTCAGGAGGCGTTGACCATGGCCTGGCGGGCGATGGCGGCGAACAAAATGCGCACTTTGCTCACCATGCTCGGCATCATTATTGGCATTGCTTCTGTGGTGTCGATTGTGGTGGTGGGGGATGCGGCGAAACAGTTGGTGCTGGCAGATATCCGCTCCATCGGTACCAACACCATTGATGTCTACCCCGGCAAAGATTTTGGCGATGACGAACCGCAGTATCAGCAAGCGCTGAAATATGACGATCTGCTCGCTATCCAGAAGCAGCCGTGGGTGCGTTCCGCCACACCTGCGGTGTCGCAAAATTTGCGTCTGCGTTACGGCAATATTGATGTGGCAGCCAGCGCGAATGGCGTGAGCGGGCAATATTTTAATGTTTATGGCATGACCTTTAGCGAAGGCGCATCGTTTAATGCCGAGCAGCAGAATGGCCGCGCGCAGGTGGTGGTGCTCGACAGTAACACCCGTCGGCAGCTTTTCCCTGACAAAGCCAGTGTGGTAGGTGAAGTGATTCTGGTGGGGAATATGCCTGCTACGGTGATTGGCGTCGCGCAAGAGAAGCAGTCGATGTTCGGCAGCAGCAAGATCCTGCGCGTCTGGTTGCCCTACAGCACTATCGCCGGGCGCATTATGGGCCAGTCGTGGCTGAACTCTATTACGGTGCGTGTGAATGAGGGCTACAGCAGCGAGCAAGCGGAGCAACAACTGACGCGGCTGCTCAGTTTGCGCCACGGCAAAAAGGATTTCTTCGTCTGGAATATGGACGGCGTATTAAAAACGGCAGAGAAGACCACACGGACGCTACAACTGTTTCTCACCCTGGTGGCAGTCATTTCACTGCTGGTTGGTGGTATTGGCGTGATGAATATCATGCTGGTGTCCGTCACCGAGCGTACGCGCGAAATTGGTATCAGGATGGCGGTAGGCGCACGGGCGGGCGACGTGCTGTCGCAATTTTTGATTGAGGCGGTTTTCGTTTGCCTGGTGGGTGGCGCACTGGGCGTGACGTTGTCGATGCTAATCGCGTTTACGTTGCAGCTTTTTTTGCCCGGCTGGGAAATTGGATTTTCACCAGTGGCGCTGCTGACCGCGTTTTTATGCTCAACGTTCACCGGTGTGCTGTTTGGCTGGCTACCCGCCCGCAATGCCGCCCGACTCGACCCGGTGGATGCGCTGGCCCGCGAGTAA
- the hcp gene encoding hydroxylamine reductase has translation MFCVQCEQTIRTPAGNGCSYAQGMCGKTAETSDLQDLLIAALQGLSAWACKARDYDLIDHEIDNFAPRAFFSTLTNVNFDSARIVGYAREAIAKREALKALCLAIDPHAHVDNPMADLHLVSEDLGALQRQAAEFTPNKDKATIGENILGLRLLCLYGLKGAAAYMEHAHVLGQYDNDIYARYHKIMAWLGTWPADMNALLECSMEIGQMNFSVMSILDAGETSMYGHPTPTQVNVKAVAGKCILISGHDLKDLYNLLQQTEGTGVNVYTHGEMLPAHGYPELRKFKHLVGNYGSGWQNQQVEFARFPGPIVMTSNCIIDPTVGSYDDRIWTRSIVGWPGVNHLEGDDFAPVIRQAQQMSGFPFSEIEHLITVGFGRQTLLGAVDTLIDLVSREKLRHVFLVGGCDGARGERNYFTDFATQVPDDCLILTLACGKYRFNKLDFGNIEGLPRLVDAGQCNDAYSAIILAVTLADKLGCGVNDLPLSLVLSWFEQKAIVILLTLLSLGVKNIVTGPTAPGFLTPDLLAVLNEKFGLRQVTTVEQDMQQLLSA, from the coding sequence ATGTTTTGTGTGCAATGTGAACAAACCATCCGTACCCCGGCAGGCAATGGCTGTTCTTACGCGCAGGGGATGTGCGGGAAAACTGCTGAAACCTCCGATCTTCAGGATTTGCTGATTGCCGCGTTACAGGGGCTCTCTGCCTGGGCCTGCAAAGCGCGTGATTACGATCTGATTGACCATGAGATTGACAACTTCGCGCCGCGTGCCTTCTTTTCAACGCTGACCAACGTGAATTTCGACTCTGCGCGCATTGTTGGCTACGCCCGCGAAGCGATCGCCAAACGTGAAGCGCTGAAAGCCCTGTGCCTCGCTATTGATCCACACGCCCATGTTGATAACCCGATGGCGGATCTGCACCTGGTGAGCGAGGATCTTGGCGCGTTACAGCGCCAGGCGGCGGAATTCACACCGAACAAAGACAAAGCCACGATTGGCGAAAATATTCTTGGCCTGCGCCTGCTGTGCCTGTACGGCCTGAAAGGCGCGGCGGCCTATATGGAACACGCGCATGTGCTGGGTCAGTACGACAACGATATTTATGCGCGTTACCACAAAATTATGGCGTGGCTCGGCACCTGGCCGGCGGATATGAACGCCCTGCTGGAGTGTTCAATGGAAATTGGCCAGATGAACTTCAGCGTGATGAGCATTCTCGACGCCGGTGAAACCAGCATGTACGGTCACCCGACGCCCACCCAGGTGAACGTGAAAGCGGTGGCCGGTAAATGCATCCTGATTTCCGGGCACGACCTGAAAGATCTCTATAACCTGCTGCAACAAACCGAAGGTACCGGCGTTAATGTGTATACCCACGGTGAAATGTTGCCAGCGCACGGTTATCCGGAGCTGCGTAAATTCAAACATCTGGTCGGGAATTACGGCAGTGGCTGGCAAAATCAGCAGGTGGAGTTTGCCCGCTTCCCTGGCCCCATTGTGATGACCTCAAACTGCATTATCGACCCGACTGTTGGTTCTTATGATGATCGTATCTGGACGCGCAGCATCGTCGGTTGGCCGGGCGTCAATCACCTGGAAGGCGACGATTTTGCCCCTGTGATCCGCCAGGCGCAGCAGATGTCCGGCTTCCCGTTTAGCGAAATCGAACACCTGATCACCGTTGGTTTTGGTCGCCAGACCCTGCTGGGCGCGGTCGATACGCTGATCGATCTGGTGAGCCGTGAAAAACTGCGTCACGTCTTCCTCGTGGGCGGCTGTGACGGCGCGCGCGGCGAACGCAACTACTTCACCGATTTCGCCACCCAGGTACCGGACGATTGCCTGATCCTGACGCTGGCCTGCGGTAAATACCGCTTTAACAAACTTGATTTCGGCAATATTGAAGGCCTGCCGCGCCTGGTCGATGCCGGACAGTGTAACGATGCTTACTCGGCGATTATTCTGGCGGTCACGCTGGCAGACAAACTGGGCTGCGGCGTCAACGATCTGCCGCTGTCGCTGGTGCTCTCCTGGTTCGAACAAAAAGCGATTGTGATTTTGCTGACCCTGCTCTCTCTCGGCGTCAAAAATATCGTCACCGGGCCGACCGCGCCGGGCTTCCTGACCCCGGATCTGCTGGCGGTTCTGAACGAGAAATTTGGCCTGCGCCAGGTCACTACCGTAGAACAGGATATGCAGCAGTTGCTGAGCGCGTAA